A region from the Clostridia bacterium genome encodes:
- a CDS encoding histidinol-phosphate transaminase: MEVEALIREAIRDIKPYVPGKPIEEVQRELGLSDVVKLASNENPLGPSPLAIKAIQEEAAGVNLYPDGTCFELRRALAQHLQVTEESLILGNGADEIIKLIAEAFLRPDEEVIVGQPSFSEYDFCAQLMGGKVVPVPLDAEFRFDLPAMAKRINHGTKLIFICNPNNPTGTIVKRGELVQFLDQVPPQVLVILDEAYGEFADDPDYPQGLELLPNYPNLVVLRTFSKVYGLAGLRVGYGVGNPEVISWIHRVREPFNVNRLAQKAACAALGDGAHVKRTQENNQQGKRYLYGELARLGLAYLPTQANFIFVNVGRDSRKVFQALLKEGVITRTGDIFGLDNFLRISIGKPEENRKLVSALEKVLSQVD; this comes from the coding sequence ATGGAAGTGGAAGCATTGATTCGGGAAGCGATTCGCGATATCAAACCATATGTCCCGGGTAAGCCCATCGAAGAAGTACAGCGGGAGCTAGGCCTTAGCGACGTAGTTAAGCTTGCTTCCAATGAGAACCCCTTGGGGCCTTCGCCCTTAGCCATAAAGGCCATCCAGGAGGAAGCAGCGGGCGTAAATCTCTACCCCGACGGCACCTGCTTCGAGCTTCGTCGGGCGCTGGCCCAGCACCTGCAAGTTACCGAGGAATCGCTTATCTTGGGCAATGGCGCCGATGAGATCATCAAGCTCATTGCCGAGGCCTTCTTGCGGCCCGATGAGGAAGTGATAGTAGGCCAACCTAGCTTCTCGGAATACGATTTCTGCGCTCAGCTCATGGGCGGCAAGGTGGTTCCGGTGCCGCTAGACGCCGAGTTCCGTTTTGATCTGCCGGCCATGGCCAAAAGGATTAACCATGGCACCAAACTGATTTTCATCTGCAATCCCAACAATCCCACCGGGACCATAGTCAAGCGCGGGGAGCTAGTCCAATTCTTAGACCAAGTGCCACCCCAAGTGCTGGTCATACTGGATGAGGCCTATGGTGAGTTTGCCGACGATCCTGATTACCCCCAGGGACTGGAACTTCTGCCCAATTACCCTAACCTGGTTGTGCTGCGCACATTTTCCAAGGTCTATGGCTTGGCCGGGTTGCGGGTGGGCTACGGCGTGGGCAATCCGGAGGTCATAAGCTGGATTCACCGAGTGCGCGAGCCTTTTAACGTCAACCGTCTGGCCCAAAAGGCAGCCTGTGCCGCCCTTGGCGATGGCGCGCATGTTAAGCGTACCCAGGAGAACAACCAGCAAGGAAAGCGGTACCTTTACGGCGAGTTGGCTCGGCTGGGCTTAGCCTATCTCCCCACCCAGGCCAACTTCATTTTCGTCAACGTTGGCCGGGATAGCCGGAAGGTGTTCCAGGCACTGCTCAAGGAAGGGGTGATTACCCGCACCGGCGACATTTTCGGCCTGGACAATTTCCTTCGCATCAGTATCGGCAAGCCGGAGGAGAACCGGAAGCTCGTTTCCGCTTTAGAAAAGGTGCTGAGCCAAGTCGACTAG
- a CDS encoding ACT domain-containing protein, which translates to MPVKQISVFLENKSGRLAAVTRTLAAAQINIRALSIADTSDFGILRLIVNDPDRALSVLREDGFTVGQTDVIAVEMPDQPGGLAGVLDLLEQAQLNVEYLYAFIGRGSNGALVIFRVEEVEEAQSKLSQAGFRVLEGDALYSL; encoded by the coding sequence ATGCCCGTCAAGCAGATTTCCGTGTTTTTGGAAAACAAGTCTGGTCGCCTAGCTGCAGTGACCCGTACCCTGGCGGCTGCCCAAATCAATATCCGGGCCCTATCCATCGCCGATACCTCCGATTTTGGAATCCTGCGGCTGATCGTCAATGACCCGGATCGGGCCCTTAGTGTCCTCCGGGAGGACGGCTTTACCGTCGGCCAAACCGACGTCATTGCGGTGGAGATGCCGGACCAGCCAGGCGGATTGGCAGGGGTGCTGGACCTTTTGGAACAGGCCCAACTAAACGTGGAATACTTGTATGCCTTTATCGGCAGGGGAAGTAACGGGGCGCTGGTGATTTTCCGGGTGGAAGAGGTGGAAGAGGCGCAGTCCAAGCTCAGCCAGGCTGGGTTTAGGGTGCTGGAGGGTGATGCCCTCTACAGCCTTTAG
- a CDS encoding phenylacetate--CoA ligase, with protein MYWNQKAECMPRDELRELQLERLKQTVSRVYHDVPHYRRQFQEIGVRPEDINSLEDLRLLPFTTKQDLRDNYPYDMFAVPLSEVVRIHASSGTTGKPTVVGYTRRDLATWAELMARALVCGGASRQDVIQNAFGYGLFTGGLGIHYGAECLGASVIPISGGNTKRQVMIMKDFGTTVLTCTPSYALHIAEVMAEMGVKPEETKLRCGIFGAEPWSENMRRNLEAKLGIDAYDIYGLSEVIGPGVAMECQGKHGLHIFEDHFIAEIIDPQTGEPVAPGEPGELVITTITKEAFPLIRYRTRDVTAMIEGECPNCGRTHMRIGRITGRTDDMLIIRGVNVFPSQVESVLLSIGYTEPQYLLIVDREGNLDTLEIQVEVSSQFFSDKVRGLEELEAVIRREIESTLGISAKVRLVEPKTIQRSEGKAVRVVDRRQI; from the coding sequence TTGTACTGGAACCAGAAGGCCGAGTGCATGCCGCGGGACGAGCTGCGGGAGCTGCAGCTGGAGCGGCTTAAACAGACCGTTAGCCGGGTTTACCACGATGTTCCCCACTATCGCCGGCAGTTTCAGGAAATCGGCGTCCGGCCGGAGGACATCAATAGCCTAGAGGACTTGAGGCTCTTGCCCTTTACCACTAAGCAGGATCTTCGGGATAATTATCCCTACGACATGTTTGCCGTGCCCCTGAGCGAGGTAGTTCGCATCCATGCCTCCTCGGGAACCACTGGCAAGCCAACCGTGGTAGGCTATACCCGCCGGGATTTGGCTACCTGGGCTGAACTCATGGCCCGGGCTTTAGTATGTGGAGGCGCATCCCGCCAGGATGTGATCCAAAACGCCTTTGGTTATGGCCTTTTCACCGGGGGGTTAGGGATCCATTACGGAGCCGAATGTCTTGGGGCCTCAGTCATACCCATTTCCGGCGGCAATACCAAGCGGCAGGTCATGATCATGAAGGATTTCGGGACCACCGTATTGACCTGTACCCCTTCTTATGCCCTCCATATTGCTGAGGTGATGGCAGAGATGGGGGTTAAGCCCGAAGAGACCAAACTCCGCTGTGGCATTTTTGGGGCTGAACCCTGGTCGGAAAACATGCGCCGCAATTTGGAGGCCAAGCTGGGGATTGACGCCTATGACATCTATGGCCTGAGCGAGGTTATTGGTCCTGGGGTGGCCATGGAATGCCAAGGCAAGCACGGCCTACATATTTTTGAAGATCATTTCATTGCCGAGATCATTGATCCCCAGACCGGAGAACCGGTGGCGCCGGGCGAGCCGGGGGAACTGGTTATAACTACCATTACCAAGGAAGCCTTTCCCCTGATCCGCTACCGGACCCGGGATGTCACCGCCATGATCGAGGGGGAATGCCCCAATTGCGGCCGCACCCACATGCGCATCGGCCGGATTACCGGGCGTACCGATGATATGTTGATTATCCGCGGCGTCAATGTCTTTCCATCCCAGGTGGAGAGCGTGCTGTTGTCCATCGGTTACACCGAGCCGCAGTACCTGTTGATTGTGGATCGGGAAGGCAATCTGGATACCTTGGAGATCCAGGTGGAGGTATCCTCGCAGTTCTTCTCCGATAAGGTGAGGGGGCTGGAGGAGCTAGAGGCGGTAATCCGCCGGGAGATTGAAAGCACCCTAGGCATCAGCGCCAAGGTGCGGCTGGTGGAGCCCAAAACCATCCAGCGCAGCGAGGGCAAGGCTGTGCGGGTAGTCGATCGGCGCCAAATATAA
- a CDS encoding SpoVR family protein: MATVGWRDLTQRLEATAQALGLAPGEVEYIPCHQGELLALEAYGLPGRFRHWIFGMRLERLRRQKQQGQLFISELTVGSQPARIYFCLGLDLPWALALALAHGLAHADFINNHERLGRPERRRVPALAPVLAAEARRWRMHLGEQPVEDLLSACLALEHHSHLLGQILEEAQSLEEWEQSLARGVWAELQYLEAERETWWLNEGWALHWQGKICQETFGLGQMPALASGPGWENYRWAAEIAQRARERLGEEGYLRLCRQGDDSQILALTARGKPACPPAIQIADTNYRSCGYLYLQHRWTGRPLDLRLLPYTLEHIHYLWRRRVYLETWVERAGHLICRQFCYPE; this comes from the coding sequence TTGGCGACTGTTGGATGGAGGGATCTGACCCAAAGGTTAGAGGCAACGGCCCAAGCCTTGGGCCTGGCTCCCGGAGAGGTGGAATACATTCCCTGCCACCAGGGCGAGCTCTTGGCCCTGGAAGCCTATGGTTTGCCCGGGCGTTTTCGCCACTGGATCTTTGGCATGCGCCTGGAGCGGCTGCGCCGGCAAAAGCAGCAAGGGCAGCTCTTTATCTCGGAGCTAACCGTGGGCAGCCAGCCAGCTCGGATCTATTTTTGCCTGGGGTTAGATCTGCCCTGGGCTTTGGCCTTAGCCCTAGCCCATGGACTGGCCCATGCCGATTTCATCAACAACCATGAACGGTTGGGGCGACCGGAACGGCGGCGGGTTCCCGCCTTGGCGCCGGTGCTGGCGGCTGAAGCCCGGCGCTGGCGGATGCACCTGGGGGAGCAGCCGGTGGAAGACCTCCTCTCCGCTTGCTTAGCGCTGGAACACCACTCGCACCTCCTGGGTCAGATCCTGGAGGAGGCCCAAAGTCTGGAAGAATGGGAGCAGAGCCTAGCCCGAGGAGTATGGGCAGAGTTGCAGTACTTGGAGGCGGAGCGGGAAACCTGGTGGCTAAATGAGGGGTGGGCGTTGCACTGGCAGGGGAAGATCTGCCAGGAGACCTTCGGCCTTGGGCAGATGCCGGCTCTAGCTTCGGGGCCAGGCTGGGAGAATTACCGCTGGGCTGCCGAAATCGCCCAGCGGGCCCGAGAGCGACTGGGCGAAGAGGGGTACCTACGCCTGTGCCGGCAAGGCGATGATTCCCAAATCTTGGCTCTAACGGCTAGGGGAAAGCCGGCCTGCCCTCCGGCGATACAGATTGCGGATACCAACTACCGCAGCTGCGGTTACCTGTACCTCCAGCATCGCTGGACCGGAAGGCCGCTGGACCTTCGCCTTCTTCCTTATACTCTGGAGCACATCCATTACCTTTGGCGCCGCCGGGTCTATTTAGAAACCTGGGTGGAGCGGGCAGGGCACTTAATCTGCCGCCAATTTTGCTACCCGGAGTAA
- a CDS encoding DUF444 family protein, protein MVTNSSIDAVRHREKLNEARRQGQHDRVGWEELAGPWEFLRPPGFFFAEDGGGDQAEDGGGPSRYSPAAAPGPAFSRAGDKPGGEMREAWRPKEQGPGPWWPRMCLPGLDQAASSPADFSLALGDQPYGLGRQEEICLLDRRRTLKANLRRRAKAQAPLVGDIQLRDRRRRCVPFGHREEANPVVILLRDISASTQSLAQRSDRKFFWALARFLEWRYPGCEIVFLVHHVDCREVTSNEFFSLLPGGGTRYSSGYRAADAIIAHRYGRRSVYFFHLSDGDNLPSDYLEAGRAARALSAKVQLFAYGELSQQPGLSRSRSSWMGYLERLVGARAGATPSLGGGQKFRLVRLEAALPPWAWLETFLEKE, encoded by the coding sequence ATGGTTACCAACTCCAGCATCGATGCGGTACGACACCGGGAAAAACTAAATGAGGCCCGGCGGCAGGGACAGCATGATCGGGTGGGATGGGAGGAGTTGGCCGGGCCCTGGGAGTTTCTCCGTCCCCCCGGCTTTTTCTTTGCCGAAGACGGGGGCGGCGACCAAGCCGAAGATGGGGGTGGACCTTCGCGATACAGCCCCGCCGCAGCGCCCGGTCCAGCCTTCAGCCGGGCCGGCGATAAACCGGGGGGCGAGATGCGGGAGGCTTGGCGCCCCAAGGAGCAAGGTCCTGGCCCCTGGTGGCCTCGGATGTGCCTGCCGGGTCTAGATCAAGCCGCCAGCTCCCCGGCGGATTTCTCCTTGGCCCTGGGTGACCAACCGTATGGTTTGGGCCGGCAGGAGGAGATTTGTCTGCTTGACCGCCGCCGTACCCTCAAGGCTAACTTGAGGCGGCGGGCGAAAGCACAAGCTCCGCTGGTGGGTGACATCCAGTTACGGGACCGGCGCCGGCGCTGCGTTCCTTTTGGGCATAGGGAAGAAGCCAACCCGGTAGTGATCCTGCTCCGGGATATCTCCGCTTCCACGCAAAGCCTGGCCCAGAGGTCAGATCGGAAATTTTTCTGGGCGCTAGCGCGCTTTCTCGAGTGGCGTTATCCTGGGTGTGAGATAGTATTCCTAGTTCACCATGTTGACTGCCGGGAGGTTACCAGCAATGAATTTTTCTCGCTCCTCCCTGGGGGCGGAACCCGTTACTCCTCTGGATACCGGGCTGCGGATGCCATTATTGCCCACCGCTACGGGCGGCGCTCAGTATACTTCTTCCACCTTAGCGACGGCGATAACCTTCCTTCCGACTATCTGGAAGCTGGGCGAGCGGCCCGGGCTCTTAGCGCCAAGGTACAGCTGTTTGCTTACGGAGAGCTGAGCCAGCAACCTGGTCTATCCAGGAGCCGATCTAGCTGGATGGGGTACCTCGAAAGGCTGGTTGGAGCCAGAGCCGGGGCTACTCCTTCACTGGGCGGGGGGCAGAAATTTCGCCTGGTGCGCCTGGAGGCTGCCCTACCCCCCTGGGCCTGGCTGGAGACATTTCTTGAGAAAGAATAG
- a CDS encoding protein prkA, whose product MTFSDYLALVRQRPEVAQTSHRRLYRWLTKWGRAHLSSQLFGLETTLDRLVEGYFGAAARGMDVRHRILLLVGPPGSGKSTIAEWLKRGLEWYSRQEEGALFGLQGCPMHEEPLHLLSREERPFWEQELGITIEGRLCPRCQLRLEEEYQSQAERFPVEPVEISEAKRVGIGTFVPGDPKSQDLADLLGSVNFATVGQYGSESDPRAYCFDGELSAANRGIMEFHELLKCDERFLYPLLSLVQEGQFKAGRFALISADEVVIGHTNPAEYVAFVRNPRNQALASRMFVVPVPYALSPETEVKIYRKLLGGVHLSPLALEGAAAWAVLTRLDDGQREATELLQRLHPHLAADGRAGANAAFTPGAWPAGMSGVGPRWVVDVLASAYQSSCLAWQALRGNLEQAILAWWEKSEEEKKRLVYLLDLAQEYIQERTLQVVGTALAAAGLGEGVRATSGQDSYPGPGLGIGPGIDPVRALAYQALGQGWLCPGASGGEERWNQVKRYLWSRCDFCEVCAEEFRRLFYGLPETDLTYGQAYDQMG is encoded by the coding sequence ATGACTTTTAGCGATTACCTGGCCTTGGTTCGACAAAGGCCGGAAGTGGCTCAGACTTCGCACCGGCGCCTGTACAGGTGGCTCACCAAATGGGGGCGGGCCCATCTCTCCTCCCAGCTGTTTGGGCTGGAAACCACCTTGGACCGCCTGGTGGAAGGCTATTTCGGTGCGGCGGCCCGAGGCATGGATGTCAGGCACCGCATTCTGCTTTTGGTAGGGCCACCGGGCAGCGGCAAATCTACCATTGCCGAATGGCTGAAGCGCGGTTTGGAATGGTATAGCCGCCAGGAGGAGGGGGCGCTGTTTGGCCTTCAGGGCTGCCCCATGCACGAGGAACCGCTTCACTTGCTCAGCCGAGAAGAACGGCCCTTTTGGGAACAGGAATTGGGAATAACCATTGAGGGCCGGCTTTGCCCCCGCTGTCAGCTTCGGCTGGAGGAGGAATATCAGAGCCAGGCAGAAAGGTTTCCGGTGGAACCAGTGGAGATATCGGAAGCCAAACGGGTAGGCATCGGTACCTTCGTCCCCGGGGATCCCAAAAGCCAAGACCTGGCCGACCTTCTGGGCAGCGTCAATTTTGCCACCGTGGGCCAATACGGCAGCGAGTCCGATCCCCGAGCTTACTGTTTCGATGGCGAACTCAGCGCCGCCAACCGAGGGATCATGGAGTTTCACGAGCTCTTAAAGTGCGATGAAAGGTTTCTGTACCCACTTTTAAGCTTGGTGCAGGAAGGCCAGTTTAAGGCCGGGCGGTTTGCTTTGATTAGCGCCGATGAGGTGGTAATTGGCCACACCAACCCGGCCGAGTACGTGGCTTTTGTCCGCAATCCCCGTAACCAGGCCTTAGCTTCGCGCATGTTTGTGGTTCCGGTACCTTATGCCTTGTCGCCGGAAACGGAAGTAAAGATCTACCGTAAGCTTTTAGGCGGAGTGCACCTTTCGCCCCTGGCCTTGGAAGGGGCAGCCGCCTGGGCAGTGCTAACCCGATTGGATGACGGCCAAAGGGAGGCTACGGAGCTGTTGCAACGCTTGCATCCACACCTAGCCGCAGATGGCCGGGCGGGTGCCAATGCGGCTTTCACCCCTGGGGCTTGGCCGGCGGGCATGAGCGGAGTGGGCCCGCGCTGGGTAGTCGATGTGCTGGCCAGCGCTTACCAGTCGTCCTGCCTGGCCTGGCAGGCGCTTCGGGGGAACCTGGAGCAAGCCATCCTGGCCTGGTGGGAGAAAAGCGAGGAGGAAAAGAAGCGGCTGGTTTATCTACTGGATTTGGCTCAGGAATATATCCAAGAGCGGACACTACAAGTAGTGGGGACGGCTTTGGCGGCAGCTGGGCTAGGGGAGGGGGTAAGAGCTACCTCCGGGCAGGATAGCTATCCGGGACCAGGCCTTGGTATTGGCCCCGGCATTGACCCGGTCAGGGCCCTGGCCTATCAGGCTCTTGGCCAGGGCTGGCTTTGCCCTGGGGCTTCTGGCGGGGAGGAACGCTGGAACCAGGTTAAAAGGTATCTTTGGTCCCGCTGTGACTTCTGCGAGGTTTGCGCTGAGGAATTTCGCCGCCTTTTTTACGGCCTTCCGGAAACCGACCTTACTTACGGTCAGGCCTATGACCAAATGGGCTGA
- a CDS encoding glucose-6-phosphate isomerase gives MIFQQDFTLEPEGLLAFSPNIIHPEPDIRRLRDAAPVLKNQLPLDDRPLYYMYREVTRQGDEKVFREYNLRYDITVLVPGLLGDEFIKTVGHFHPLKPHSSETYPEYYEVLYGEAIYLLQKNDRASEAEEVIAVRAKKGDKVYIPPNYGHVTINPGETHLVMANLVERNFKSIYEPFAEKRGAAYYYIQVNDKKNDFVKNPAYSHQVALKMVGAPSLPAPVEGIENQGLYEAFLKNPEGFKFLV, from the coding sequence ATGATATTTCAGCAGGATTTTACTCTGGAACCAGAAGGCCTATTAGCCTTTTCTCCTAACATCATTCATCCTGAGCCTGATATCCGCAGGCTTCGCGATGCAGCCCCGGTATTAAAGAACCAGCTCCCTTTAGATGACCGCCCTCTCTACTACATGTACCGGGAAGTAACGCGCCAAGGCGATGAGAAAGTATTTCGGGAATATAACCTCCGCTATGACATTACCGTCCTGGTTCCTGGGCTGCTGGGAGACGAATTTATCAAGACAGTAGGGCACTTCCACCCCCTAAAGCCCCACTCATCGGAAACCTACCCGGAGTATTACGAAGTGCTATACGGGGAAGCCATCTACCTCTTGCAGAAAAACGATCGGGCTAGCGAAGCCGAAGAAGTAATTGCAGTGCGGGCCAAGAAGGGAGATAAAGTCTACATACCGCCCAACTACGGCCACGTCACCATTAACCCCGGCGAAACCCACCTGGTCATGGCCAACTTGGTCGAGAGGAATTTTAAATCCATCTATGAACCATTTGCCGAGAAGCGAGGAGCGGCCTACTACTACATCCAAGTCAACGATAAAAAGAATGATTTCGTTAAGAATCCGGCCTACAGCCACCAGGTGGCCCTAAAAATGGTAGGCGCCCCTAGCCTCCCCGCCCCCGTCGAGGGAATTGAAAACCAGGGCCTATACGAGGCCTTCCTGAAGAACCCCGAGGGGTTCAAGTTCCTCGTATAG